ACTCTTCGCCAAAGACATCCAATGCCTCGAAATGGATGTCTGAATGGTTCACCGTATTTTGTTTGGCGTAGGTGATGATGTGTGGGTTGGCATCTATACCTGTCAAGGTCATGGGGAGCTTTTTTTTGTGGGACCATCCTTCGATGACTTTGAGCGTATCTCCTCCACCACAGCCTAGATCGACGAGACTATAGGCTAGCTTGGGTTTGAGCTGTGTGAGTGTATGGATACCGCGAAGAGAAAGTGCCGTGCCTCCGAGGTAGGTGTTGATACTGTGGAGCTCGCGTAGCGTTTGGTGTACGACCTCTCCTTGACAGGCAAAATCGTCCATCAATTCTTCTTGTTGTGATCGCTGCTTGAGAAATCTGAACATATCAATGCGACTTGAATAAGATGCTTTCCATGGTGAGTCCAGGGCCAAAGGCGAAAGAGAGTATGTTTTGACCGGTTTGCTGTTCTTGGAGTACGCGCTGCAGGACAAATAGAATGGTCGGTGAAGACATGTTGCCATAGTACCTGAGCACATCGTAGGCGTGTCTATTGTCTGTTTTGCTCAGTCCGAGCTCATGCTCGATGGCTTCTAGTATTTTTTTGCCACCAGGGTGGATGGCGTAGGTGTCGATCTGTGAGAGGTCGAGGTTGGTTTGTGCGAGGAGCTGAGTAGTGAGCTCGTGGATGCCGCTTTTGATGATATCGGGTACATAGGAGGTGAGTGCCATTTCGAATCCAAAATCTCCAATATGCCAAGCCATGTCGTTTTTGCCGCTGATGGCGAGCTGGCTAGAGTTGGAGACGATCTGTAGTGCATGCTTTTGAGGCTCGGATTGTACGACGACTGCTGCTGCACCATCCGAAAACAAGCTATGAGCCAGTAGATTGTCTTCGTTGTGGTTGGACTGGAGATGGATGGTACAGAGTTCTACACAGACGATGAGGACTTTGGCTTCTTGGCTACCACAGATGAGTTTGGCTAGACCGAGGGCATTCATGGCGGCATAGCAACCCATGAAGTTGATGCTGGTGCGGTTGATGTTTGGGCTGAGGTTGAGTGTTTTGATGAGGTCTACATCGAGCCCAGGGGCATACATCCCTGTGCAGCTGACAGTGATCAAGTGTGTGAAGGAAGAGAGCTTGTGCCCGTTGAGGCAATTGGTGATGGCTGAGATGGAGAGCGGGACGGCTTGTTGACGGTAGAGCTTCATGCGGGTACTCGTGCTCGGGAAGGGTTGGAGGTCTGGCGTGTTTTCAAAAAACTTGAAATTTCCGTTGTGATGCTTGTAGTCATCGAGGACAGAATAGCGTTCGGAGATCCCTGTGGCACGGTAGAGCATTCGGAGTTTGCGTTGCTCATCCTCACTGAGGGGTAGATTGGCACACATGAAGTTGGCAATGTCTTCTTGTTTGTATTTGTTGTCTGGGTTGGCTGTGCCTATGGAGGTGATGTATGCGCTCATTTGTTGGGGTTTGTGAAAAACTGTGAACTGCATTGCCAATACAGTTAGGGGATGGAAAATAATTATTATTTATGCCTTTCACTATTTTCACTTGACATATAAGTGTGTAATTTCCAAAAATGACCAAATCTACATTTTTACATCTTCGTTTCCCCTTTTCATTCTTTTTGATGCCGGTTTTCGCTTTTGCGTTGGCAGTGACGGGAGTGAATGCATGGCAGCCGGTGGTACTTGTTTTTGTGGTGTTGCACCTGTTGCTTTATCCTGCTAGCAATGGTTACAATTCTTATTTTGACAAGGACGAAGGGAGTATTGGTGGACTCAAGACCCCTCCCAAAACCAGTCTGGAGTTGTATTGGTGGGCGGTAGCTATGGATGGGCTGGCGATGATACTTGGGGCTTTGTTGTCGTGGAGGTTTGTGGTGATGCTCCTGATGTATGGGCTGGTGTCCAAAGCCTACAGTCATCCGTCTATTCGTCTCAAAGCTATGCCGATCGTTGGCTGGTTGGCAACAGGTATTTTTCAGGGATACTTCACATTTATGATGGTCGTGGTGGGGCTTTGTCAGGTGGATTTGGTAGCATTGGGACGCTGGGAGTGGCAAGTGCCTGCGGTACTGAGTTCACTGCTACTGATGGGCAGCTACCCCATGACGCAGGTCTATCAGCACGAGGAGGATGCGAAGCGTGGAGACCGTACGATTAGCCTCATGTTAGGCAGGCGAGGTACCTTCCACTTCACTGGCGTGTTTTTCTTCTTTTCGAATATGGGCTTTCTGGCCTACTTCTATCTCTACTTCGATTGGAGGATCGCGGTAGCCTTTCAGGTGAGTCTACTCCCTGTCATGGCTTATTTTTTCAGCTGGTACCTCAAGGTCAGAAAAGACCCCTCCCAGGCCAACTACCAACGCACGATGCATCTGAACCTGATCTCGGCGCTTTTTCTCAATCTGTTCTTTTGGGGGTGGTACCTGATGGGGCAAGGGTAAACTATCGTCACCTCAAAAGGTAAGTCCCTGTATCAAATGTCCACAGGGACACATGATACAGGGAGAGAGATTTCTTAATGTCTTATAATCGTACCAAAACTAGAATAGCCAGGGTTCACGAATTTTACCACAAACGTACCCGAGTGGTGATTGCTCAAAACGTCATTGATTTGCATCAGGGCTTGCTGGGGTGATACACCTGATAGCTGAAGCAAAAGGCTGCCTGTGATATCAACAAGCAAAACACTATACAGCCCTTCTGGCAAACCATCGATTGCAATTTCCTGACTGGATGGGTTGGGATAAAAATTTAGGCGCTTTAGAAGGGTTGTTGTTTTGGATTTGGTCACGTGGACAGTCGGACTAAAATCATACTTCCCATCAAAGTCTACTTGTTTCAACCTATAGTAGGCAGAATTCCCAAAATCAGAGTCGACAAATTGATAGCTGCTGGCGATATTGATATTTCCATTGCCTTTTACAAATCCGATCTCCTCAAAATTTTGTCCGTCTATGCTCTTTTCAACATAGAAACCATCGTTTGAAATCTCAGAGCCCGTACGCCACTTGAGTAGCACATCTTTTTCATCATTATCAAGTGATGCGGTAAAAGAAACCCAATCTACTGGAAGTGACCCCTCGGTCGTATTGATAGCTCCTCCATTTTCGATGACCACATTGTCAGGCAAATCATCCAGGTTTCCTGGGGTGTCATTGTCAATAGATTCCGTGTCTATTTGTCCACCGTCTACGATCAGAGAACCAGAGGAAGTCTCTCCGATATCAATGTTGTTGCCCACTTCGAGCACTCCATTTACTATGACAGTACCAGCCTCATCTATTCTGAGCTCATCATCTATGACAAATGTGCCTCCATCCAGGATAGTAAGGGTAGATCCCGTCATCACATCTGCACCGCCATCTTCTACTATGACTGTGCCGCCCACTACTGTAAACGTCACTCCCGTCTCTAGATCAAACTCTCCATCTTGTCCATCTCCATCCAGCGTAAGGGTGCCACTCACCCAGCAGACATCTGCTTCTATTCTGACTGTATTGCCTATGTCGAGATAGCAATCTCCACAAAAGGTGCCTCCATTACTCAGGTCGTTTTCGTTGATAGGACAGCTATTTTCGGTGCATACGGTGGACTCGTCACAACTATCGTCTGCTACCGCCTCGCAAGTGTCCCCTCCAGCACAACCTGAAAATGTCCCTCCATCTCCGTCATCAAAATCGCCATCTACGTTGATGGTACCTGTACCAGTGATGGTGCTGCCAGGATCAGAACTCTCAAAGTCGACATCATCATCTACATTGAGGGTACCGTCTACTATCACCGTGGCAGGCCCGTCATTTTCTAGGTCTCCTCCGTTGATGATGTTGACAGTGCCGCCCTCTTGTACGACCAATACGGCTCCATCTGACATGTCTATGTCTTGCCCAGATGTAAGCGTGCCGCCATCCCTCACGACGACTGTTCCTTCATCTATTTCTACCCCTGTGCCACCGTTGCTGCCGGTAGTTACAGTCCCGCTGATGTCTACCTTGCCATCTGCATCTACTACCAATTCTTCGTCTACTTCGAAGATCGCCCCTGACAGTACCAGTAGCGTGCCCTCCTGCACTTCCACATCTCCGTCCTCTATGGCGATAGAGCCTCCTACGACGGTCAACGTGGCTTCATCGACTATATTGAGATCTCCGTCTTCTATCACTAGATTGCCACTGACCCAGCAGACATCGTTTTCTATAGAAATATCATCGTCTATCGTACAATTGCCGCAAAATACGCCACCGGCCTCCAATTCAGCCGCTGTAGGGCATCCACTCGGCGTACATGCTGTGCCTTCGCCACAGGTATAGGCTGGCTCTTCTGCTTCGCAGGCCCCCCCACTTCCGTCACAATTTGAGAATTCCCCATTTTCCTCATCTGTAAAATCATTCTCCACGGTGATGGTCCCCGAACCTGTCAAAATGCTTGAGGGGTCAGTATCCTCTATGACTACATCGTCAGCTACTGTCAGTGTACCATTGACAATGATGGTGGCCTGTGCCCCGTCATCATTGTCCTCGTTATCGTTTCCATCATTATTGCTCAAATCTCTATTTGCATCGGCACTGCCTCCCTCGTCAATCCTGAGTACACCATCGCCATATACATCGATGTTGTCTCCAGATTCTAGGCTGCCGCCATTCTTTACTACGACTCTCCCTCCGTCTATTTCTATATCATCACCTGTCACAAAGTCCCCAGATATCGATACATCGCCAGTATCTTCTATGTAGGCAAAGTCGGCTACCTCCATAGAAGAGCCAGCTTCCAATTCTAAATCACCAGACACAAAAATGTCGCGACCATTGTCAAGAACCTCTACCGCACCGCCGGACTCTACGGTGAGCGTGCCTCCATCTTCTATATAAAGATCTCCGTCATCCAGATCCAGTGTTGCCCCGTCTTGGATGGTGATGCTGCCATTATTCTCAATAATCACATCTCCGTCACCTCCATTGATGGTCAGCCTTCCGCTCGTCCAAATTACCGCACCGGTAATCTCTATTTCATCACCGACGTTTACCGTGCAGTCCCCACTAAAAACACCCCCATTGGCCAAATCGTTTTTAGTGGGACACTGAGCAAACAGAGCGCTTGATGTCAAGCAGATAAAACAAATCAGGCTGATTGTATGCCTGAAGAAAGAAAAGAATGAAATTCTCATAGTTATGTTGAGTATAAATTTGTTTAGCACAATAGATCAACCATCCACCAATGTATGGGCAATAGTAGATACTTTACGTCCCTTACTGAGGGACATTGGCTAGTCTTCAAATCCAGTAAAATTTTCTAATAAAAACAATGATTGAATGCAACTGTGGAAGGGGAAGCATCTTAATCAATCATTCGAATACGGGAGGACAAATATAGGGTTTCTTCTAGAAATTTGGCTCCTGTATAATATGCTTTTAACGCATGTTAATGCATAAGTAATTTGGGGGTAACGCACATAAATCTCTCCTGCCGTCGAGATGACATGATAGGCTAGCCTTGATTCTAGAGATTGTATGATTAGTAGATTGGATTGTTGAAGGGGCTAGGAGTTTCGGGATAAGTAATTCCCTTCCTCAATATCCTAGTAAGCCCCCAAAAATCACCGTCACTCTGACAGAGTAGAGAGGGCGTGAGTCCTGCGCTACGACGAGGAGTCTCATGCTCTGTTGGCAGAGTGGATTGGAAAGTGCAGTGCTATCCGAGCGAGATTTATCGTCGCGTGCTTGCCCATGGGACAATCATGCTCTGTCGAAATGACGAGGGTACTTTGTTCGATCTGCCATTCTCGATATCTTTCATGGATGATTCATGGAGGGGCAGTTTATTTTATGACCAATTCGCGCCACACTGTACTGTACATAGGTGTGACATCAAATCTGATTGCTCGGGTACAGAAGCACAAAGGCAAGCTTTATCCCAAGAGCTTTACCGCTCGGTACAATGCCTTTAAACTGGTCTATTTCGAGGGCTTTCATAGCATAGAGGAGGCCATCGCTCGCGAAAAACAAATCAAGAAATACCGCAGAGAAAAGAAGGATGCTTTAGTCAACGAAATGAACCCTGAGTGGAAGGATTTGTTCGATGCGTTAGAATAATCTTTTCATCACAGTCCGAAAATACCACCGTCACTCCGAGAGAGTAGATGGGACGTGAGTCCTGCGCTACGACGAGGAGTCTCATGCTCTGGTGGCAGAGTGGATTGGAAAGTGCAGTGCTAGCCGAGCGAGATTTCTCGTCGCGTGCTTGCC
The DNA window shown above is from Reichenbachiella sp. 5M10 and carries:
- a CDS encoding methyltransferase domain-containing protein, which translates into the protein MFRFLKQRSQQEELMDDFACQGEVVHQTLRELHSINTYLGGTALSLRGIHTLTQLKPKLAYSLVDLGCGGGDTLKVIEGWSHKKKLPMTLTGIDANPHIITYAKQNTVNHSDIHFEALDVFGEEFQSQSYDIAHCSLFLHHFREKELVNLLRRLYEQVSTGIVINDLHRHPISYYFTKWLLTAWSRSEMVRYDSVLSVARSFTRRELKNCLQQAEISNYTLKWKWAFRWEVIIWKE
- a CDS encoding type III polyketide synthase yields the protein MSAYITSIGTANPDNKYKQEDIANFMCANLPLSEDEQRKLRMLYRATGISERYSVLDDYKHHNGNFKFFENTPDLQPFPSTSTRMKLYRQQAVPLSISAITNCLNGHKLSSFTHLITVSCTGMYAPGLDVDLIKTLNLSPNINRTSINFMGCYAAMNALGLAKLICGSQEAKVLIVCVELCTIHLQSNHNEDNLLAHSLFSDGAAAVVVQSEPQKHALQIVSNSSQLAISGKNDMAWHIGDFGFEMALTSYVPDIIKSGIHELTTQLLAQTNLDLSQIDTYAIHPGGKKILEAIEHELGLSKTDNRHAYDVLRYYGNMSSPTILFVLQRVLQEQQTGQNILSFAFGPGLTMESILFKSH
- a CDS encoding UbiA family prenyltransferase; translated protein: MPVFAFALAVTGVNAWQPVVLVFVVLHLLLYPASNGYNSYFDKDEGSIGGLKTPPKTSLELYWWAVAMDGLAMILGALLSWRFVVMLLMYGLVSKAYSHPSIRLKAMPIVGWLATGIFQGYFTFMMVVVGLCQVDLVALGRWEWQVPAVLSSLLLMGSYPMTQVYQHEEDAKRGDRTISLMLGRRGTFHFTGVFFFFSNMGFLAYFYLYFDWRIAVAFQVSLLPVMAYFFSWYLKVRKDPSQANYQRTMHLNLISALFLNLFFWGWYLMGQG
- a CDS encoding GIY-YIG nuclease family protein yields the protein MIHGGAVYFMTNSRHTVLYIGVTSNLIARVQKHKGKLYPKSFTARYNAFKLVYFEGFHSIEEAIAREKQIKKYRREKKDALVNEMNPEWKDLFDALE